The Zalophus californianus isolate mZalCal1 chromosome X, mZalCal1.pri.v2, whole genome shotgun sequence genome window below encodes:
- the SLC25A6 gene encoding ADP/ATP translocase 3, whose translation MTEQAISFAKDFLAGGIAAAISKTAVAPIERVKLLLQVQHASKQIAADKQYKGIVDCIVRIPKEQGVLSFWRGNLANVIRYFPTQALNFAFKDKYKQIFLGGVDKHTQFWRYFAGNLASGGAAGATSLCFVYPLDFARTRLAADVGKSGTEREFKGLGDCLVKITKSDGIRGLYQGFNVSVQGIIIYRAAYFGVYDTAKGMLPDPKNTHIVVSWMIAQTVTAVAGVVSYPFDTVRRRMMMQSGRKGADIMYKGTIDCWRKIFKDEGGKAFFKGAWSNVLRGMGGAFVLVLYDELKKVI comes from the exons ATGACGGAGCAGGCCATCTCCTTCGCCAAGGACTTCCTAGCCGGAGGCATCGCGGCCGCCATCTCCAAGACGGCCGTGGCCCCGATCGAGCGGGTCAAGCTGCTGCTGCAG GTGCAGCACGCCAGCAAGCAGATCGCCGCCGACAAGCAATACAAGGGCATCGTGGACTGCATCGTGCGCATCCCCAAAGAGCAGGGCGTGCTGTCCTTCTGGAGGGGCAACCTGGCCAACGTCATCCGCTACTTCCCCACGCAAGCGCTCAACTTCGCCTTCAAGGATAAGTATAAGCAGATCTTCCTGGGGGGCGTGGACAAGCACACGCAATTCTGGAGGTATTTTGCCGGCAACCTGGCCTCGGGTGGGGCCGCCGGAGCCACCTCGCTCTGCTTCGTCTACCCCCTGGATTTCGCCAGAACCCGTCTGGCCGCGGACGTGGGCAAGTCCGGCACCGAGCGGGAGTTCAAGGGCCTGGGAGACTGTCTGGTGAAGATCACCAAGTCCGACGGCATACGGGGCCTGTACCAGGGTTTCAACGTTTCGGTGCAGGGCATCATCATCTACCGGGCGGCATACTTTGGCGTCTACGACACAGCCAAAG GCATGCTCCCAGACCCCAAGAACACCCACATCGTGGTGAGCTGGATGATCGCCCAGACGGTGACGGCTGTGGCGGGCGTGGTCTCTTACCCCTTCGACACCGTGCGGCGGCGGATGATGATGCAGTCAGGGCGCAAAGGAG CGGACATCATGTACAAGGGGACGATCGACTGCTGGCGGAAGATCTTCAAAGACGAAGGGGGCAAAGCCTTCTTCAAGGGCGCGTGGTCCAACGTCCTGAGGGGCATGGGGGGCGCGTTTGTGCTGGTCCTGTATGACGAGTTGAAGAAAGTCATCTAG